TCCTACCTACATGGTCAGCACAGCCCCACACACCTGTAGATAGAGGACACCGTTTACTGAGATGGTGAAGAGCTCGCTGCtattctccagccccatcacagtCTCCAGGGAGCTGCAcccaagacagaaagagaatcagcctgtccccaggcctcaGCAGCAATCATTCAGTGGTCAACAGCATAAGCAGTAAAGTGCTAGGAGGTGgtacttgaacctgggtcctccggaggaaagacaggaaaggcCTGGTTCTCCAATGATAAACAGGTACGTGGGAGGCAACAGGCGGCACAGAAAACCAACAGATTCAGAAAGCCCAAAGCTAGCTTCAGTCCTGAGACACACCTCCCTATTCATTTACACCTCCTCCAGCTACGCAGAGCACCTGCCCTGTGCCTGGCTGCCATTCCAGGTACCAGGCAGAGGGTCACAGTCCCTGTTCTCATGGACCAAATGAGGCACTTGGGGTGGACACCACCAGCAATAAGCAATAAAAGTCAATCACAGCAAATTCACAGGTGAGGAGTGGGAGAGTGACCGGGAAAGAAGGGCTTGTGAATTCCACAAAGGCCCCTACAGGTATAGCTCTCCCTGTCCTCTGAATGAGAGTCCTGGAGTCAGGAGGGCCGGGAAGGAGGCAAAACAGGGAAGGGCCTCTCCCACGGGTCCTGAGAAGGAGTTAGGGTAGGATGGGGTCGTAGGATGGTAGTAGAAATGGAGGAGAGTCTTTACATTAGAAAGGGCCAGGCTGTAGCGCCCACTCACGCGTTGTGCTGGCAGAGAGACTGGATGCAGATCAGCAGGCGCAGACGGTCTCGGGGTCGTGGTGGTCCCTTTCTTGGCTGCTCGGTGAGTGCTGCGGGGAGAACGGGTCATGGTAGTCACGCGCACCCTGGCAGGGCAAGGGCAGCGGGCGGTCCCTCCCATTGCCATACCCCAGACCTCACCCACGTGCAGAGTGGCAGCGAGCGCATAGAAGCCAGCCACGGGTGCGGTGTACTGGCCGCTGGTCAGGTTCAAGCCTGGGCCGCGGCGGAAGGCTCCCTCAACTTCTGGCTACGGATCACACAGATGAGGTCACTCTAGCTCCCACCCTGATCCACCCAGCCAGCTGTGTCCCCACTCACCAGGTAGTAGACCCCGAGTTCGTGCAGTGCACGCCGCTCCACCTGCACATCCCTGCGTAAGCGACAGTGGAATGCGGCCTCCACACGTGGTGCCCGCGGGCCCTGTGCCAAGGTCGCAGCCAGCAGAGCTAACACGGCCCCTGGGTCCTGGCTATCAAGCTCCTGGGCAGCTGGGACACGGGAAGGACTGCCTGAGGCTGGTGTAGTGACATCCCTGGTGCAGTGCTCCGGATCGGTGCTCTCTCGCTGCCGTACTGCACCTGACAGAAAGCGGTCAGTGGACCACTCTGCTCACCAGCCCGTGGCCTTAGAGTGTGGAGACTGAGACTGGCGGCGGTCCTGGGGACATTACTGCCTGACCTGGCAGCTGCCAGTTTCCCTTCACACTAACCGACACAAGCTCCAGCAGGTGCAGatccagcacccagcaccctTGTCCTCTGGCCTCATACCCGTAATTTTGGGAGAGTTGTATATAAATACGTATTGTGGCTATACTGGAAGAAACACACAGGTTTGTCACCCTCTGGAAGCTTATTTAAAACCAAACAAGCCGCGGTATGAAAGCAGGGAAAGGCTCCTAGCAGTTCTCCATGGTACAGCCAATTGCAGAAGATAGTGACAGCCATTCCCCAGCAGCAGTGAAGAACAATAAAAAGGCCTTCCTCCCTGAGGCTTCTACCTGCCACATTTCTCCCGCTGGACATTTCACTGTCCCACCCCATGGCAGATAGGGCTCCAGGCAACATAGCAGGTGTTTGCTGAGTACTGAATTTACCCTCTAGAGATGCCCTGCTGGTTTACCTGCACCAGAACATGTGCCCACGGGGTGGCACCCTTACCTTTCAACAACAGCTGGAACTCCTTCAGCAGAACCTCAGATGGGATAAaggggcctggggggccctgagGACCTGGTGGCCCTGGGGGTCCTGGCAGGCCAAGCTGGAAGGGAAGGTAGGTATGAAGAACATTTGAGGGGACGGTATGGGTGACCCCTCTGCCAGGTCCtacagggaggcaggcaggagagctcCCACCTTGGCTATAGGCTCTTCCCTCCTTGGTGGAGGTCCTTAGGGCTCTCCTACTCCTCTGTCATCAGGCAGGGAATGAAAGCCATAGGCAAGGATGGTATTATGCAAATGTGGGGCTCACTAGGGCCTGTACAGGACGTGGCAAGCTTATATGCAGAAGAACCCTACAGCTGCCTCTCTGGATGTGAATCCCAACTAAAGGACCAACCCAGGCTGCTTCTGGGGACTTGTATCTCAGTCTGACATGGACATAACagcaagacccccccccccccccagggagtTTATATTGGTCTGGGTCAGGACCTAAGGAAAGGAGGCAAAGTCCTGCACAGAGAAGACTGAGCAAGGCCAGGTGGCCTAAGGGTGCAGAGCCACACACCCCCTCAGGCCCAGTGGGTCAGATCCTGGGCAAGTAAGGCTGACCCTCAGTAGAGAAACCCAACACACAGTGAAGCCCAGCCTTGATCCAGAGTTACTTAGAGAAACTCAATGCAGGAGTCAGCCATCAGGTCCAAGTGCCAGCTTCCCACCCAGGCCAGGGCCATACTGAGACACTCCCACCCTGTGTCATTTCAACAGCCTAAAGCTACCCCATCTAAGCATATGTTGGGCAAGCCTCTTCCTCTGGCCATGAAGGAAATCTAGGGAGGACCTGGCATCCTAAGTGTATGGAGTGAAGGGTATGGGGTTCCAAACTCCCAATTCACTGGACCCCTGCTGCATACTTGATCCTGTGTTTCTTTCCATGGCATCTGCTGTTGGAGACAAGGGTACTAGAGGGGTCATGGGCACAAGCTGCTCACCTTCGGCTTCCTGGCTTTGGTCCTGCTCCTCCTCTTACTGTTGATGCCCTTGTCACTCTGCTTGACAAACAGCATCCAAGCATCCCGGGGATCCACACTGTGTGCATGCGCAATGGTGGGCTCCTGGAACAGACGGTTTGCTTGCTAGCACCTGGCTTTGTCACCTGTATTCTCAGAGGTAGTGTTCTACCCATCCCTAACCCATGGAGGGAGAGAGCTCAGGCTGCAGGAAGGTTCCAGAGCAGGTGCTCTGGGATATATCTTCTTGCTATTCCTTGAGTGTCACCATCCTTGACAGTCACTGGCACCCACAGTTGCTTAGGAGATGACTGAACATGTGAATACTGGCTGACAACAGGTCCTTTTGTCCCTTCCCACAGTCAGAAGTGTCGAGGAGACCAGCCTCAGGGCCACTGTGGTCACAGGTCATGGGGCAGAGTGGCCAGGTGTCATGACTCTGAGCCACTGTGTGGAACCTTTATCTTCCTCAGCACTTTCTAAAACACTTGCCCGAGGAGCCAAGCTCTGAGAGTAGCCTTGTTTCCTGGCAGAGGCCTTTGGTAAATAGAACAGTCAATGGGCCTTGAATGGTCTAGGTTCCATGTAGGGCCACCAGCTAGGAAGGCAATGGTTCAAGAAGCCTTAGGAGAAGCCATGGGCACAGACTCCAGTGTCTGATGGAAAGACCCAGGATCTCAGAACTACCCAAACCAGTGTCTTGTGGGTCACAGGCCAGGCTGCTGGCTTGGGAAGATGGAGGCTTCTGTGCTAGCTCTTGCTGGTCTGATGCCCTCAGTGGAAACCCATGATGCAGAGCTTTCTATTATAGGTCAGAACAGGTGTACTGACCCTTCCAGGGGACTAGTGGTCTGTGTATGGACTCAGACCACTGTTTTCTTGAGGGCAGCACCAATATACATGAAGTCATGTTGGTCGGGGCTCCAGGAGTTGAAATGGGAGCTGGGTTCCAGCTATCAGGGATCTGATGATACCTGATACTCCCAAAGAGGGTCCAAAACCAAAACTCCGCTGGGAAGTTCCAGCCTACTCCCCACTTCCTGGTGACTATGTCTTGATCTCTTGAAGTTTTGAAGGCTGATGACTGGGTTTGCGGGGAGGCTGCAGACAACAGGACTTTTGTACTCTGACCAAAGGGGGTTAAAAACGGGATGGTGGAAGGACCCAGGGATACCGTGCAGAGGGAGGTATTGTAACCTTCCCCAACTGTCTTAGTGGATGTTTTGTTGGTCCCTGGGGTTCTGAGGACTGAAGAGCTCTGGCCTGAGGTTTCTTTGTACCTGGCCCATAGCATGGGCGAACAATTAGACCCCGAAATTCTTCCATGAGCCCTCACCAACAGGACTGACCCGCTCTAATGAAGGCTACCAGTCCGCCCGCCCCAGGCCTCTGGCCACACCCTCCCCAGCCTGCGTCTCCACCCAGCAGTTCAGGTGGAGATCCTGGGAGGGATCACGGGCAGAGCCTGGTTACATCACTCCTTTCAGACGCAGTCACCTCACAAAAAGGAACTAGATCTGAGAGCGCTGCTCTCCCACCAGTCTTAACAGTTTCACGAGGAGCAAGTTAATTGCATTTCACACCTTTCCCAATCTCTCCTACTGGCCTAGTGGAATTCTGCCGCCAAAGCCTCGGTACAGAGGGCGCGTCCACCCAACCCTGAGGTCTCACTGAGCCCCTGAGAGCGGCGTATCCCCAGTGTTGGACACTGCGCAGCAAGAGGTGCCATCTTCCCCACCGTCTCAGCACCCCCGGGACAGAAAGATGTGGGGCGCGGCTGCGTCTTACCGGTGGGCTGTGGGCTGGCGGGGCAGGCAGCTCGGCCCCGGGAGGCTGCGGTCGTTCGTGAGTCCCCATGGGCTCGGCGGACTCCGGGACACCGAGGCCCATGGCGGCGAACAGGCTGGCGCAAGCGAGCAGCGTGCGCGCTCCGACGGGGCTGCGGGTCGAGGCCATgctggcggcggcggcagcaacGAGCAGGGCTGGTCAGGTCGGCGCCTTATAATGCGCTTGAATCCCCCGCCTCGCGCGCGCCGCCCTCACTACCGTCGCCCCCTTGCGGCTAGGGCACGCTCTGCAGGCACAGGGGACCCCGAGAACCCGAGAAGAGGCGGGCGCCCGATCCGGTCCGTGCACGCCTCCACTTGCTGCTTGCATCCGCCCCACTGAAGCCCAGGGTCAGCGTCTCCTCTCCTAGCCCTGTACCCGAGGCTTTCTAAGACCTCATTTCTCTAAGGACAACCTGCGCGTCTTCTGAGTCCCATAGGCTCCCTTCTAGTCTCCTGATTCCAGGCCTGGACGACACAAGTTAAGTATCCGAGAGTATAGCAACCCTCATGGGTCCTCCTTTTCAAGCAGGGGAACCTGGAGCTCTTGGAAGGTTTTCCTGGGGTCCCTCAGACTTCAGCTACTGAGTCTGCTACTAGCAGCTACAGAGAACTGACCTAGCCTGCCTGAAAGGACAGATCCCTCTAATGTCCtaagccaggtgtgtgtgtgggggggggggggggggcagatggAGCTCAgactgcccactgtccaccacggggcaCTCAACCAGGACAGATGTGGCAAATCCTAAAGGCCGATCTGGGAGGAGGCCTCCTCTGGGTGGCGTTCTTCTAAAGAGGCAGGCCCACTCTGCCTTGGGCTGCTGTCATGACATTGGCTTGAGAAAAAAGCAGCACACCTGGGTTTCTTTGTtcgtttgcttgcttgcttgatttgtTTTAATCTTAAATCGTGTGCACAAGCATttatgtgagtgcagatgcccatAAAGGCTGGAGGAGGAAATCCAAAGAAGGGACTTGATTTGGGGAGCATGACCCTAAGATGTCAAGTGACCCTACTCCGTCCACAGCGAGGGCCCCAGCTGCAGCGCTGACAACCAGATCTGTTGCCATGTGAAAGTAATTATTTTCCCAAACAACGGACTGTCCTAGTGAAGTCATGGGTTCTTTCAGAGGGCCCAGATCCAAACAGTTCTGGTACTGGCATGGCTTCCTGGACCCTAGCTCAAGGTAATGACGCAGTCCAGAGCAGGGGCGTGGTCTCCAGAATTCTGGCCATTCAGGAAAGGCTCCTGTATGTTTGCAGGGTCCTATATGAAAACAAGGTCTTCAGGAAGACAGGAGCGCACTGCAGAGCTCACAGGGCACTAAGCATAGATAGGGTCCGCAGCCTCGAAGGGGCAGCAGCTCTTATTCAGAAGTGGGACCCTTAGGGGTGGTGCCTGCGTCTGAATGAGTAGGACCAGGCAGGCAGAGCAACCAGTGACCTCCCCTGTGCCTTCTTGCGTGGCAGAAATCTAATCCTCATTCCTGGACCCTCATGTCATGGCCTTGACCCAGCTTCCTGGCAGGTCAATGAGCCAagctttcccctctttcttcaaAGGAAGGCTGTTGGCTAATGAGGTCATGGGCATGAAATCTCCCTTTACTCAAAGACAATGGGAGCCTGCCTCAGACTGACTAGCTGGGTGGCCTCTAGAGTACCTGCAGATAACCATGGTGTCATTTGCTGTGCTTTGCACATGGATGGGCCATCAGTACTCAGATCACATGACTGTCCCTAACATACCAATGAGGAAAATGAGGGCTAGAACTTGGGAGCATCAAGGAGTCACCAAGCAAAAGCATATCCAGGCCCAGTTATCACGTCCTGCAGTCAGCAGCTCTGTAGGATCTGAGTGCTCCCGGGGTGTGCTGGTTTCAGTAAGaatgccccccataggctcatatatctgaatgcttagtcattgGGGACttgaactgtttgaaaggattagaaggattaggaggtgtggccttgttgtggtctttaaggttttaaaagcccatgtcAGGCTCAGTCTCTCtggcctgcagatcaggatgtagctctcagatAACCTCTAGCACCATAAATGACACTATGCTCACTTCTATGGTGCTAAGAAACTatgcctctgaaactgtaagtaagcccccaattaaatgctttttttttttttcctgtaagaattgccttggttggggctggagagatggctcagcagttaagagcactggctgctcttccataggtcctgagttcaattcccagcaaccacatggtggctcaaagccatctgtaatcggatctgatgccctcttctggtgtgtgtctgaagatagctgctgTGTATTCATATAAACACAATAagtaaattgtaaaaaaaaaaaaaatgatttggtcatggtgtctctttatagcattAGAACACTGACTGAGGCATGAGGGCTCAAGTGCTCTCAGGCTCTGAGTGCTCCTGCAGGGTCTGAGGGCTCTCCTGAGGGGTTGGAGGGATCTGGGTGCTCCCGAAGGGTCTATGTGTTATGAGCACTGTATATTCTAACTAGAACTCCTCACTAGCTTCAAATGTCTGAGTCCTTGTTTCCCTAGGGATTCTGGGGTATGATTCTTGGGGTGTCTTGTGCCCATCCCCTGCATTACAGGAGATCTCCTGAGTGTCTGGTGTACTCCAGTCTCTGTGTGTTATGCTGGTGgctgtctctcttcctgctcacTTTGTGCCCCCTGAGGGGGGGGTTAGTGGACTCTGCCAGTATTTTTGTCTTCCCTCCCTAGGTCCTGGTTGCTTTGTTCAGTGGGTGGTTGTCAGGTTGCTAGCAGGAGATGAAGACAGTAGAGTTAGGgacgtcacacacacacacacacacacacacacacacacacacacacacacacacacagagtagacaCTGTAACAAAAGCTGTGCTCCCTCTCAGCACCATCTTGGGTCAGCATCTACCTCTTGCCTGGTCCCTGGAAGCTGGTGGTCAGGATACCCTGTTGTTGCTAGCACCTGGCATCTCCACAGCTCTCACCTGCTGGACATCCTTGAAGCTGGCCCCCAGTTGGAGACTTTATTAGAGTCCCAGCTCCCTAGCTGGGAGACCTTTCCTCTTGGAACACCAATTATGACACTGACCCCAGAATGACCAGATGAGGCCCAGTTCAGCATAGCTGAGAACCATGTGTCTCTCTCGACTCCAGAACTTCCCCGAACTCACACTCGTCCAGAGATGCGTGGCCTTTCCAACTCCCCATTTCTGATTAAAGTCAGCTTCACTCTTTCAGCCTTTGCCTTTGGACAGCCCTGGGATGGCATGCTCAGGAAAACACTAGAGGACATTCCCCATACTATAGAGTCCTCAATTGTTTTCAGGGGATGAGAGCtgcatcctgatctgcaggccgagagagactgggcctggcatgggatggcttttgaaaccttaaagcctacCTCTAATAACACACTTTCTACGACAAGCCACGccccctaatccttctaatcctttcagaCAGTTGTACTCCCCAATGACTAAGCTTTCaacatatatgagcctatggggacaactcttattcaaaccactgaCACTAAGGGAGCATTTAGAGTCCAGGTCTGAGTTCTGTCCTCTTAGAAGTAACACCTCtacttcctgccctgtttgatcTCTGAGTTGACTCAACAGTCCCAAGGACAAGCATGAAGTCAGGTCTGGGAGCAAAGTGAATCCACACTTGCAAAATCAACCCAGAGCCTGGAGTCCTGTCCTCAGAACTCAGTGGTGTCAGGAACCACTCTGAGCCCCTGGGCTGGTCCTAGAGAAGAAGTCTGCATGCAATGGAAGCTGAGGGCCACTCAAGGCCTCAGTGGGCTCGGAGCTGGTATTGGCCAGACCAACTCCCAACCTACAGTCTAGGTCCTCAGCAGTCTGTGGCAGACAGAACATGCCACTCACACACAGTGATAGTCCTTTATTGTTTGTCTGCTTACAAATCTGGCGCCTTGTCTGGAGGAGAGCAAGAGGGGGAAGGGACAAAGGGAGGAAAAGTGACACACAGAGACGTGGAGACTGAAAAATGCATGACCTCATGAGACCACAGTCTGAGTCATGTTAAATCATATCATGACTGGCAGGAGAGTCCATCAGACGTTAGCTCCGCCCCATCTCAGTAGACCACTGGAAGCAAGCTTCTGACATACCCCAGGGCTACTCCTAGAACCCCTGCAGACCAGGCTGAGGGGTCTAGGTGTCaaataccctgcatatcagatgttaaTTCatttatcagatatcctgcatatgaaatatttacagtcacaacagtaacaaaattatgtAACAATGAAGACAATTTTATGGtcggaggtcaccacaacatgaggaactgtattaaagggtcccagcattaggaagccTGAGAACGGCTCTCCTAGAGGATCCTCCACTATCTCAGTCTCCTGACCTGTACCgaatcctcctgccttcccagTGTCTCTTCAGCGGCTGCCTAGTGTCAGAGGTACCCATGGTGGGGCAGGGCCACCTTCATCCCAGAAGCAACTGTGTAAACACAGTGCCAACACACAGAGGCTAGGGATGGGGAGAACCTGGCTTTCATCCAGCCACCCCATGTGAGGCGAATGTGGAATCTGATGAAAGAGGGGACAGAGGAAGCTGTGGACAAGGTCAAAGGGCATGTTGTGGCATGCTCTAGGCTGGGCATCCAAGCTTGAGGCCCTGGCTCAGTGTTCTGGATACTCCATTTTAACTCCCCCCAAGCCACTGGTGGGAAGAGCTGAAACCGAGGGGTCTGTTTCCTCTGAGGGTGCAGTCCAGAACCCCTCAGCTTCTTTCTCTGAGGTCTTCAAGGACAACAGAGCTCTCTCCACCACCATGTGAATTGAGTATCAGGGTCTCACTCTTACAACTGGTAGAAAAGTTGGGAGCCCCAGAGCTGTGCCATCTGATACCAAGCCTAGCCCATGCCCTGGAGGGGGCAGCAACTCACAGTAAACAGAGGACAAGCACAAAGTGGATGGTGGTGGCATTCTGCAGGACACCGAAGAGCAGAGCCAGGAAGTCCTCCCTTCCTAGTGCTCCTGAGGGGCAGTGGGGCTGAAGGGCTGTGTCCACTTGGAGATGTCCAGAAAGATGGTAGAGGCCCCATGGTAGAGCCAGAGACGGGGTAGGGACCCGTGGCGGGCCCAGGCGTCTCTCACGGTGTCATAGGCTTCCATCTCCACATGGTAGTCTCCGTCCATGCCTTGCCAGCAGCCACCCGTCACATACAACAGGTCACCCAGAGGCACTAATGCGCCGTTCTCATGTAGGCTATGCTGAGACTGTACCTGTGGATGGCAATTATCAGGGGCCAGTGGACAACGGGACGGTAGAAACAAGGATGTCCTTGGTGGGGCTGGGGACCACCGCCTGACCCTGAGTCCCAGAGTTCATCACTGCACACCGTGGCTATCTATATCAGGTTCTCTTTACCAGTGAGgccctggtctctctctctctaacctaCATCTAACAGGATGGCTCCTTCAGGCTCTGGAGTCACAGGATTCAAGTAGGGTGCTGAGGTCTGAGCCCAGAGCTGCCTCCAATGAGGTCTGGGTTAAGGCTTAGCTCCCCTGCAACTAACTCTCTTGGAGGAAGCAGATGTACTAGGAAAGGCTGGTGTGGCCTCCACATGAAGGTGCCGGCAAGCAGCTGCCCTGCCTGCAGGCCCGACAAAGTCAAAGTAGGGCTCATACTACTAGGAGCCCGCCCAGCTGTGGCTCGGCTGGGAGGCTCAAGGAAGAAGCACCGTGGCAGGGCTTGCTCTTGTACCTGCTTGAAAACTATGACGGGGCTTCCGGTCAGTGGGACAGCAAGGCCCGAGGGCAGCTGTGGGCAAGGGGACACAGTGGGGCTGCCATGACCAGGCTGACTGATGGCTGGGAGCAGAGGGGGCACCATTTCATCAGGCTCCTAGGACTGAGAATCTCAAGGTAAGTGGACTGACCCAGAACATGCAGCTTAGAACTGAGGAGAAAGGCCAGGGCTCTGGGCTGCCCAGGCTGGCATCGGACATGCTGAATTCCCACCCTTTCCTGGCCTGAAGACAGGGCAGGGTGGGGAGACAGCTGCTCCTCAGTCTTAGTGCAGAATCCACCTGCTTGGCTTGATCTCCCAGAGCCGGATGCTCACTACCTCCTGGTTAACAAATGATCTTCCCTTTTCATCCATGGCTGCCCCAGAGGCACTCAGCACTAAGCATATGGATTGGATCCTGGAGAAAGAAGGAGTTCAAGGGAAAGACACCCGACAGTGACCGCAGTCATCGTCTGAGTCTCCGTCACCACTGACACTGTGGCTGCCCTATAGTCTAGAGAAGGCCTGGAAGCTTGCCTCAGCCCTCTGTTGGCCTTTCTGGCTCTCTGTTTTGTTGCATCTCTGAGGTGTCAGGAGTCCAATAAGGCTCCACCAGGGGACAGACAGTGGGAGACCTGGGGTGACTCACCTTCTGCCACAGGTTGGCCCCCGGGTCATAAACATAGACCTTCTTAGTGTTGTCACCAAT
The nucleotide sequence above comes from Arvicanthis niloticus isolate mArvNil1 chromosome 17, mArvNil1.pat.X, whole genome shotgun sequence. Encoded proteins:
- the Erfe gene encoding erythroferrone, coding for MASTRSPVGARTLLACASLFAAMGLGVPESAEPMGTHERPQPPGAELPAPPAHSPPEPTIAHAHSVDPRDAWMLFVKQSDKGINSKRRSRTKARKPKLGLPGPPGPPGPQGPPGPFIPSEVLLKEFQLLLKGAVRQRESTDPEHCTRDVTTPASGSPSRVPAAQELDSQDPGAVLALLAATLAQGPRAPRVEAAFHCRLRRDVQVERRALHELGVYYLPEVEGAFRRGPGLNLTSGQYTAPVAGFYALAATLHVALTEQPRKGPPRPRDRLRLLICIQSLCQHNASLETVMGLENSSELFTISVNGVLYLQTGHYTSVFLDNASGSSLTVRSGSHFSAILLGL